Proteins encoded by one window of Dryocola sp. LX212:
- a CDS encoding SDR family oxidoreductase, translated as MIAITGVSGQLGRQVVEELLKSVEANSVVAIVRTPAKVSDLAGRGVQVRAADYNDKSAMQQALAGVEKLLLVSSSEVGQRAIQHRNVIDAAKAAGVKLIAYTSLLHADTSPLGLAEEHVATEKMLKESGVPFVLLRNGWYTENYLASLPAALQHGVFIGSAGAGKIASATRADYAAAAAKVLTLDNQAGKTYELAGDRGWTLAELAEEVSRQSGKTVVYQNLSEAEFKAALLGAGLPEGFAAMLANSDIGASKDGLFDDSHQLSQLTGRPTPSLAESVRSTL; from the coding sequence ATGATTGCGATTACCGGCGTTTCCGGCCAGCTTGGCCGTCAGGTTGTAGAAGAGCTGTTGAAAAGCGTGGAAGCAAACAGCGTGGTGGCGATTGTCCGCACGCCGGCCAAAGTGAGTGACCTGGCCGGGCGCGGCGTGCAGGTTCGCGCCGCTGACTATAACGATAAATCGGCTATGCAGCAGGCGCTGGCGGGAGTCGAAAAGCTCCTGCTGGTTTCTTCCAGCGAAGTAGGACAGCGCGCCATTCAACACCGCAACGTGATTGACGCCGCGAAAGCCGCAGGCGTAAAACTCATCGCCTACACCAGCCTGCTGCACGCGGATACCTCCCCGCTTGGCCTGGCCGAAGAGCATGTGGCAACGGAAAAAATGCTTAAAGAGTCTGGCGTTCCTTTCGTGCTGCTGCGCAACGGTTGGTATACCGAAAACTATCTCGCCAGCCTTCCGGCTGCCCTGCAGCACGGCGTGTTTATTGGTAGCGCAGGGGCAGGAAAAATTGCCTCTGCCACGCGCGCTGACTATGCGGCCGCGGCGGCAAAAGTTCTGACGCTGGATAACCAGGCAGGGAAAACCTATGAGCTGGCGGGCGATCGCGGCTGGACACTGGCGGAACTGGCGGAAGAAGTCAGCAGGCAGAGCGGTAAAACCGTGGTTTATCAGAACCTCAGCGAAGCGGAATTCAAAGCGGCGCTGCTGGGCGCGGGTTTACCGGAAGGTTTTGCGGCAATGCTCGCAAACTCAGACATCGGCGCATCCAAAGACGGCCTGTTCGACGATAGCCACCAGCTCAGCCAGCTGACTGGTCGCCCCACACCTTCCCTTGCGGAAAGCGTTCGCAGCACGCTGTAA
- a CDS encoding AraC family ligand binding domain-containing protein: MQGVPEQFIDEKDNAQFRQLPQLPGVELYHAHISRYAFEPHTHEAFGIGTVTWGAERFRYRGVQHVAAQGSLVLMNPDELHTGEAETEDGWQYRMIYLEPELLESVTGERCWWFSDAVTHDPQRSRQVGQLINGLWSAGDTMTQQGLLLNLIEAFRPYAHHQSAGPREAAHRFDRIREYLHDNYMRPVTLDELAALVSLSPWHFQRQFKAHFHATPHQMLMAIRLWYAKQFLTNGVPAAQVAAMSGLTDQAHLTRAFAQRYGITPVRYQKQVSR; this comes from the coding sequence GTGCAAGGCGTTCCCGAGCAGTTCATTGATGAGAAAGACAACGCCCAGTTCCGGCAGCTGCCGCAGCTGCCGGGCGTCGAGCTTTACCACGCCCACATCTCACGCTACGCCTTTGAACCCCACACCCACGAAGCTTTTGGCATCGGCACCGTCACCTGGGGAGCCGAGCGCTTCCGCTATCGCGGCGTGCAGCACGTTGCCGCCCAGGGCTCTCTGGTGCTGATGAACCCGGACGAGCTACACACGGGCGAAGCGGAGACCGAAGACGGCTGGCAGTACCGTATGATTTATCTTGAGCCTGAACTGCTGGAATCCGTCACCGGCGAGCGCTGCTGGTGGTTCAGCGATGCGGTCACCCATGACCCGCAGCGTTCGCGCCAGGTTGGGCAACTGATTAACGGTCTCTGGAGCGCAGGCGACACAATGACCCAGCAAGGTCTGCTGCTCAACCTCATCGAGGCTTTTCGGCCTTACGCGCATCATCAGTCCGCCGGGCCGCGGGAAGCCGCGCATCGCTTCGACCGCATCCGCGAATACCTGCACGACAACTATATGCGTCCGGTTACGCTCGACGAGCTGGCCGCCCTGGTATCACTCAGCCCCTGGCACTTCCAGCGCCAGTTCAAGGCCCATTTCCACGCCACTCCGCACCAGATGCTGATGGCGATTCGCCTGTGGTACGCCAAACAGTTTCTGACCAACGGCGTTCCCGCAGCGCAGGTTGCGGCCATGAGCGGCCTGACGGACCAGGCTCACCTGACCCGCGCTTTCGCCCAGCGTTATGGCATCACGCCCGTACGCTACCAGAAACAGGTTTCCCGCTAG
- a CDS encoding DMT family transporter, whose protein sequence is MLTGVLYALMAGLMWGLIFVGPIIVPDYPAALQSTGRYLALGLIAIPLAWLGRQRLRQLSGRDWFTALKLSTVGNLIYYVCLASAIQRTGAPISTMIIGTLPVVIPVFANLLYSKRDGKLPLRRLAPALAVIAIGLVMVNTAELRGGGGDFSWWRYASGIGLAFVSVVCWAWYALRNARWLRENPDKNPMMWATAQGLSTLPFSLLGYVVICLFIARSSADFALPFGPRPEVFVTLMLAIALLCSWLGNLCWNIACQRLPTVIVGPLIVFETLAGLAYTFILRHSWPPLLTLLGILCLVFGVVLAVLTKPQKRQIEEVAAVGE, encoded by the coding sequence ATGTTAACTGGCGTACTGTATGCCCTGATGGCCGGGCTGATGTGGGGGCTGATTTTTGTCGGCCCGATTATCGTGCCGGACTACCCGGCCGCACTGCAGTCTACCGGGCGCTACCTTGCGCTGGGGCTGATTGCCATTCCGCTAGCGTGGCTCGGGCGGCAGCGTCTACGCCAGCTTAGCGGCAGGGACTGGTTTACCGCGCTTAAGCTCTCTACCGTCGGGAACCTGATCTATTACGTCTGCCTGGCAAGCGCGATTCAACGCACCGGTGCGCCCATTTCTACGATGATTATTGGTACCCTGCCGGTAGTGATCCCCGTATTTGCCAATCTGCTCTATAGCAAGCGCGACGGAAAACTGCCGTTGCGACGGCTCGCCCCTGCTCTGGCAGTCATCGCAATTGGGCTGGTGATGGTCAATACCGCCGAACTGCGCGGTGGAGGGGGTGATTTCAGCTGGTGGCGATATGCCAGCGGTATCGGCCTGGCCTTTGTTTCCGTTGTCTGCTGGGCATGGTATGCGCTGCGCAACGCCCGCTGGCTGCGGGAGAATCCTGATAAAAATCCGATGATGTGGGCCACCGCGCAGGGGCTGTCCACGCTGCCTTTCTCGCTGCTGGGGTACGTTGTCATCTGCCTGTTTATAGCTCGCAGCAGCGCCGATTTTGCCCTGCCGTTTGGCCCGCGTCCGGAAGTGTTCGTCACGCTGATGCTGGCTATCGCCCTGCTCTGCTCCTGGCTGGGCAACCTGTGCTGGAACATCGCCTGTCAGCGCCTGCCGACGGTGATCGTCGGACCGCTTATCGTTTTTGAAACGCTTGCCGGACTGGCCTATACCTTTATACTGCGCCACAGCTGGCCACCCCTTCTCACGCTGCTGGGCATTCTTTGTTTGGTTTTCGGCGTGGTGCTGGCGGTCCTCACGAAGCCGCAGAAACGACAGATAGAAGAGGTAGCAGCCGTAGGGGAATAA
- the ytfE gene encoding iron-sulfur cluster repair protein YtfE, with amino-acid sequence MAFRDQPLGELALTIPRASALFRKLDLDFCCGGRQTLERAAARKELDLAAIEAELAALAEEPLEKEWRTAPLPEIIAHIVVRYHDRHREQLPELILQANKVERVHADKPDVPKGLAKYLTMLHQELSSHMMKEEQILFPMIKQGMGAQAIGPISVMESEHDEAGELLEVIKHTTNNVTPPPEACTTWKAMYNGINELIDDLMNHISLENNVLFPRALAGE; translated from the coding sequence ATGGCCTTCCGCGACCAACCCTTAGGTGAACTGGCATTAACCATTCCCCGCGCCTCCGCGCTGTTCCGTAAGCTGGATCTGGATTTTTGCTGCGGTGGCAGGCAGACGCTTGAGCGTGCCGCTGCCCGTAAAGAGCTGGATCTGGCAGCTATAGAGGCCGAGCTTGCGGCGTTGGCTGAAGAACCCCTCGAGAAGGAGTGGCGAACCGCGCCGCTGCCGGAAATCATCGCCCATATTGTGGTTCGCTACCACGACAGGCACCGCGAACAGCTACCGGAGCTGATTTTACAGGCGAACAAGGTTGAGCGGGTGCATGCTGATAAACCTGACGTGCCGAAGGGGCTGGCGAAATATCTCACCATGCTGCATCAGGAATTGAGCAGTCATATGATGAAGGAAGAGCAGATTCTGTTCCCGATGATTAAACAGGGCATGGGCGCTCAGGCCATCGGCCCGATTAGCGTCATGGAAAGCGAGCATGATGAGGCGGGAGAGCTGCTGGAGGTCATCAAGCACACCACCAATAACGTTACCCCGCCGCCGGAAGCGTGCACCACCTGGAAAGCGATGTATAACGGGATTAACGAGCTGATTGACGATCTGATGAATCACATCAGCCTTGAGAACAACGTGCTGTTCCCCCGGGCTTTGGCCGGGGAGTGA
- the cycA gene encoding D-serine/D-alanine/glycine transporter — MVDQVKVAEAAQAPAEQSLRRNLTNRHIQLIAIGGAIGTGLFMGSGKTISLAGPSIIFVYMIIGFMLFFVMRAMGELLLSNLEYKSFSDFAADLLGPWAGYFTGWTYWFCWVVTGMADVVAITSYAQFWFPGLSDWVASLAVVILLLSLNLATVKMFGEMEFWFAMIKIVAIVGLIVIGLVMILTHFHSPSGVEASFNNLWNDGGWFPKGLSGFFAGFQIAVFAFVGIELVGTTAAETKDPEKSLPRAINSIPVRIIMFYVFALIVIMSVTPWHSVVADKSPFVELFVLVGLPAAASIINFVVLTSAASSANSGVFSTSRMLFGLAQDKMAPQAFAKLSKRAVPAKGLTFSCICLLGGVVMLYVNPNVIAAFTMITTVSAILFMFVWTIILCSYLVYRKQRPEMHKKSIYKMPLGKLMCWVCMAFFVFVIVLLTLETDTRQALMVTPIWFVVLGVCWLFMGKKRLANSGK; from the coding sequence ATGGTAGATCAGGTAAAAGTCGCTGAAGCCGCACAGGCTCCGGCCGAACAGTCGCTACGGCGAAATCTAACGAACCGCCATATACAGCTTATCGCCATCGGCGGCGCTATCGGTACCGGCCTGTTTATGGGCTCCGGTAAAACCATCAGCCTCGCGGGGCCATCCATCATCTTCGTCTACATGATCATCGGCTTCATGCTGTTCTTCGTGATGCGGGCGATGGGGGAGCTGCTGCTTTCCAACCTCGAATATAAATCCTTCAGCGATTTTGCCGCCGACCTGTTAGGCCCGTGGGCCGGGTATTTCACCGGCTGGACCTACTGGTTCTGCTGGGTAGTAACCGGCATGGCCGATGTAGTGGCGATAACCTCCTATGCACAGTTCTGGTTCCCGGGACTGTCCGACTGGGTAGCCTCACTGGCCGTAGTCATCCTGCTGCTGAGCCTGAATCTGGCTACGGTGAAGATGTTCGGGGAGATGGAGTTCTGGTTTGCAATGATCAAAATCGTCGCCATCGTAGGGCTGATTGTGATTGGCCTGGTGATGATCCTGACGCACTTCCACTCGCCGTCGGGCGTTGAGGCCTCCTTCAATAACCTGTGGAATGACGGCGGCTGGTTCCCGAAAGGCCTCAGCGGCTTCTTTGCCGGCTTCCAGATAGCGGTCTTCGCCTTCGTGGGAATTGAGCTGGTGGGTACCACCGCGGCGGAAACCAAAGATCCGGAGAAATCCCTGCCGCGCGCCATTAACTCGATTCCAGTGCGCATCATCATGTTCTACGTGTTTGCGCTGATCGTCATTATGTCGGTGACGCCGTGGCACTCCGTGGTGGCGGATAAGAGCCCGTTCGTTGAGCTGTTTGTGTTGGTGGGGCTGCCCGCCGCCGCGAGCATCATCAACTTCGTTGTGCTGACGTCGGCGGCATCCTCGGCCAACAGCGGCGTCTTCTCTACCAGCCGCATGCTGTTTGGTCTGGCGCAGGACAAGATGGCGCCGCAGGCGTTCGCTAAGCTGTCTAAACGTGCCGTTCCGGCTAAGGGGTTAACTTTCTCCTGCATCTGCCTGCTGGGCGGCGTGGTAATGCTGTACGTGAATCCGAACGTCATTGCAGCCTTCACGATGATCACCACCGTGTCGGCGATTCTGTTTATGTTCGTCTGGACGATTATTCTTTGTTCGTACCTGGTGTACCGCAAGCAGCGTCCGGAGATGCACAAAAAATCCATCTACAAAATGCCGCTTGGCAAACTGATGTGCTGGGTTTGCATGGCGTTCTTTGTGTTTGTGATTGTGCTGCTGACGTTGGAAACGGATACCCGTCAGGCGCTGATGGTGACGCCGATTTGGTTTGTGGTGCTCGGCGTGTGCTGGCTGTTTATGGGTAAAAAGCGTCTGGCTAATTCAGGCAAATAA
- the fklB gene encoding FKBP-type peptidyl-prolyl cis-trans isomerase, with protein sequence MTTPSFDSVEAQASYGIGLQVGQQLSESGLQGLLPEALVAGLRDALEGNAPVVPVDVVHRALREVHERADAVRQERQKEMAVEGQKYLEENVKKEGVSSTESGLQFRVLTQGTGAIPARKDHVRVHYTGKLIDGTVFDSSVQRGEPAEFPVSGVIAGWIEALTLMPVGSKWELTIPHNLAYGERGAGASIPPFSTLVFEVELLEIL encoded by the coding sequence ATGACAACCCCTTCTTTTGACAGCGTCGAAGCGCAAGCAAGTTACGGTATTGGTTTACAGGTCGGTCAGCAGCTGAGCGAATCTGGTCTGCAGGGCCTGCTGCCCGAAGCGCTGGTGGCGGGTCTGCGTGATGCGCTGGAAGGCAACGCGCCGGTGGTTCCTGTTGACGTTGTTCACCGTGCCCTGCGTGAAGTGCACGAACGTGCCGATGCGGTGCGTCAGGAGCGTCAGAAAGAGATGGCGGTAGAAGGTCAGAAATACCTGGAAGAAAACGTCAAGAAAGAAGGCGTGAGCAGCACCGAATCCGGCCTGCAATTCCGCGTTCTGACTCAGGGCACCGGCGCAATTCCTGCGCGTAAAGATCACGTTCGCGTGCACTATACCGGTAAGCTCATCGACGGCACCGTATTCGACAGCTCCGTCCAGCGTGGCGAACCGGCTGAATTCCCGGTCAGCGGCGTGATCGCAGGCTGGATTGAAGCCCTGACCCTGATGCCGGTTGGCTCGAAGTGGGAACTGACTATCCCTCACAACCTGGCCTACGGCGAGCGCGGCGCTGGCGCGTCCATCCCGCCATTCAGCACCCTGGTCTTCGAAGTAGAACTGCTGGAAATTCTGTAA
- a CDS encoding LysM-like peptidoglycan-binding domain-containing protein gives MPMRFAIKPMLVRIWHAPEHFRLMDPLPPLHRWGIIIAAAVVVVGFLLPAADEPDHPVTRDAQLSVESQTPMHAELVNPPANASPVAPAEPVPAPLEPQVQDQAPVPHANNDIEQQWRSYRVESGQTMAQLFRDHNLPPADVYAMAQVEGDNKPLSTLQTGQMVKIRQNANGIVTGLTIDSGSGGEILFTRQPDGSFLRAQ, from the coding sequence TTGCCGATGCGATTCGCTATTAAACCAATGCTCGTACGGATTTGGCACGCCCCTGAGCATTTCCGGCTGATGGATCCGCTTCCTCCCCTGCACCGCTGGGGTATTATTATTGCCGCCGCCGTCGTCGTGGTGGGCTTCTTGTTACCCGCGGCGGATGAGCCTGACCACCCGGTCACGCGCGATGCGCAGCTCTCGGTTGAATCCCAGACCCCGATGCATGCCGAACTGGTCAACCCTCCAGCTAACGCTTCGCCTGTCGCGCCAGCAGAGCCCGTACCAGCGCCGTTGGAACCACAGGTTCAGGACCAGGCGCCCGTTCCCCACGCCAACAACGATATCGAGCAGCAGTGGCGCTCCTACCGCGTGGAGTCCGGCCAGACGATGGCGCAGCTGTTCCGTGACCACAACCTGCCGCCAGCAGATGTCTATGCCATGGCGCAGGTTGAAGGTGACAATAAACCGCTGAGTACGCTACAGACCGGGCAAATGGTGAAGATTCGCCAGAACGCGAATGGAATAGTGACGGGGTTAACGATTGATTCTGGCAGCGGCGGAGAGATTCTGTTTACGCGTCAGCCTGACGGCAGCTTCCTGCGCGCACAATAA
- the rplI gene encoding 50S ribosomal protein L9 has translation MQVILLDKVANLGSLGDQVNVKAGYARNFLVPQGKAVPATKKNVEFFEARRAELEAKLADVLAAAEARAAKINALETVTIASKSGDEGKLFGSIGTRDIADAVTAAGVEVAKSEVRLPNGVLRTTGAHEVDFQVHSEVFAKLTVNVVAEA, from the coding sequence ATGCAAGTTATTCTGCTTGATAAAGTAGCAAACCTGGGTAGCCTGGGTGATCAGGTTAACGTTAAAGCGGGTTATGCTCGTAACTTCCTGGTACCACAGGGTAAAGCTGTTCCTGCTACCAAGAAAAATGTTGAATTCTTTGAAGCACGCCGTGCAGAACTGGAAGCTAAACTGGCTGACGTTCTGGCTGCTGCTGAAGCTCGCGCTGCGAAGATCAACGCACTGGAAACCGTTACTATCGCGTCTAAATCAGGCGACGAAGGTAAACTGTTCGGTTCCATCGGTACTCGCGACATCGCTGACGCTGTAACTGCAGCTGGCGTTGAAGTGGCTAAGAGCGAAGTTCGTTTACCGAACGGCGTTCTGCGTACCACTGGCGCACACGAAGTGGACTTCCAGGTTCACAGCGAAGTGTTCGCTAAACTGACTGTAAACGTTGTTGCTGAAGCTTAA
- the rpsR gene encoding 30S ribosomal protein S18: MARYFRRRKFCRFTAEGVQEIDYKDIATLKNYITESGKIVPSRITGTRAKYQRQLARAIKRARYLSLLPYTDRHQ; encoded by the coding sequence ATGGCACGTTATTTCCGTCGTCGCAAGTTCTGCCGTTTCACCGCGGAAGGCGTTCAAGAGATTGACTATAAAGACATCGCTACGCTGAAAAACTACATCACCGAAAGCGGTAAGATTGTCCCAAGCCGTATCACCGGTACCCGTGCAAAATATCAGCGTCAGCTGGCTCGCGCTATCAAACGCGCTCGCTACCTGTCTCTGCTGCCGTACACTGATCGTCATCAGTAA
- the priB gene encoding primosomal replication protein N yields MTANRLVLSGTVCKTPLRKVSPSGIPHCQFVLEHRSVQEEAGFNRQAWCRMPVIISGHAHQAITHSITVGTVLTVQGFITCHQAKNGLNKVVLHAEQIELIDSGD; encoded by the coding sequence ATGACGGCAAACCGCCTGGTTCTGTCTGGCACTGTGTGCAAGACACCCCTGCGCAAGGTCAGCCCGTCAGGAATTCCTCACTGCCAGTTCGTGCTTGAGCATCGTTCTGTGCAAGAGGAGGCCGGTTTCAACCGGCAGGCATGGTGCAGAATGCCCGTTATTATTAGCGGACACGCACACCAGGCCATTACTCACAGTATAACGGTCGGCACGGTACTTACGGTTCAGGGCTTCATTACTTGCCATCAGGCAAAAAATGGGCTGAACAAAGTGGTATTGCATGCCGAGCAGATTGAATTGATAGATTCTGGAGACTAG
- the rpsF gene encoding 30S ribosomal protein S6, which yields MRHYEIVFMVHPDQSEQVPGMIERYTGAITAAEGTIHRLEDWGRRQLAYPINKLHKAHYVLLNVEAPQEAIDELETNFRFNDAVIRSMVMRVKHAVTEASPMVKAKDERRERRDDFASETTEDADAGDSEE from the coding sequence ATGCGTCATTACGAAATCGTTTTTATGGTCCATCCTGACCAGAGCGAACAGGTTCCGGGTATGATCGAACGTTACACTGGTGCAATCACTGCAGCAGAAGGTACGATCCACCGTCTGGAAGACTGGGGCCGCCGTCAGCTGGCTTACCCGATCAACAAACTGCACAAAGCTCACTACGTTCTGCTGAACGTTGAAGCTCCGCAGGAAGCGATCGATGAGCTGGAAACTAACTTCCGCTTCAACGACGCCGTTATCCGCAGCATGGTTATGCGCGTTAAGCACGCGGTTACCGAAGCTTCTCCAATGGTTAAAGCGAAAGACGAGCGCCGTGAGCGTCGTGACGATTTCGCGTCTGAAACCACTGAAGATGCAGATGCTGGGGACTCTGAAGAGTAA
- the yjfY gene encoding DUF1471 family protein YjfY, with product MKTLAYFLAAAFLLSANATAAIKIDSRIARNMDDVQSLGVIYINHNFATEQEAEEAIHQDADQHGAAYYHTILMREPGSNGNMRVSADIYR from the coding sequence ATGAAAACCCTCGCTTATTTTCTTGCCGCGGCATTCTTGCTAAGCGCAAATGCGACGGCAGCGATCAAAATAGACAGCCGCATCGCCCGAAATATGGATGATGTGCAGAGCCTCGGCGTGATTTACATCAACCATAATTTTGCCACCGAGCAGGAAGCTGAAGAGGCGATACATCAGGATGCAGACCAGCACGGTGCGGCTTACTACCACACCATTTTAATGAGAGAACCGGGTAGTAACGGCAATATGCGGGTCAGCGCAGATATTTACAGGTAA
- a CDS encoding YagU family protein: MVKNGIFVKTDPRRRRYGVAAVVGVAAGIISAFVKWGAEVPLPPRTFSGGRDEFNPPYLFLRDYLGIDPTQTVYTFSEHVINPVMVTHVIFSLLFAVGYCITAEIFPKIKLWQGILSGLIITVAVHGISFPLLGLTPPLNRLPFDEYIAEILGHIFWFWTIELMRRDLRNRITGEADAEITLAGDY, encoded by the coding sequence ATGGTCAAAAATGGAATATTTGTAAAGACTGACCCTCGTCGCCGTCGCTACGGTGTGGCTGCTGTTGTAGGAGTAGCCGCAGGTATCATATCTGCTTTTGTAAAATGGGGAGCAGAAGTTCCTCTTCCACCCCGCACGTTTTCGGGCGGACGTGATGAGTTTAACCCTCCTTATTTATTTTTGAGGGACTACTTAGGCATCGATCCAACACAAACTGTTTATACCTTCTCTGAACATGTTATCAATCCTGTAATGGTGACGCATGTCATTTTCTCGTTGTTGTTTGCGGTAGGTTACTGTATCACTGCCGAGATTTTCCCGAAAATAAAATTATGGCAAGGGATATTATCGGGATTAATTATTACGGTTGCAGTTCACGGTATCTCATTTCCTTTGTTGGGTTTAACACCACCGCTCAATAGACTTCCTTTCGATGAGTATATTGCGGAAATTCTGGGGCATATCTTCTGGTTTTGGACCATCGAGTTGATGAGACGGGATCTCCGTAACCGTATTACCGGTGAAGCTGATGCCGAGATAACGCTTGCTGGAGACTATTAA
- a CDS encoding L-ribulose-5-phosphate 4-epimerase, whose amino-acid sequence MRQLKQQVFEANMALPRHGLVTFTWGNVSGIDRQRQRVVIKPSGVAYEQMSADDMVVVDMNGVVIEGRYRPSSDTATHLALYNKYPELGGVVHTHSTHATAWAQAGLSIPALGTTHADYFFGDIPCTRALSEEEVQCEYELNTGKVIIETLGYRNLLHTPGIVVYQHGPFAWGKDAHDAVHNAVVMEEVAKMAWIAREINPRLKPIESYLMEKHFQRKHGPCAYYGQR is encoded by the coding sequence ATGCGGCAGCTTAAACAGCAGGTTTTCGAGGCGAACATGGCGCTGCCGCGCCATGGGCTGGTGACCTTTACCTGGGGAAACGTCAGCGGTATCGACCGCCAGCGCCAGCGCGTGGTGATTAAGCCAAGCGGCGTGGCGTATGAGCAAATGTCGGCAGATGACATGGTGGTGGTTGATATGAACGGCGTGGTCATTGAAGGGCGTTATCGTCCCTCCTCGGATACGGCAACGCACCTTGCGCTTTATAACAAATACCCGGAACTGGGCGGAGTGGTGCATACCCATTCCACGCACGCCACGGCCTGGGCGCAGGCAGGGTTGTCCATCCCCGCGCTTGGAACCACGCATGCGGATTACTTCTTCGGGGATATTCCCTGTACCCGTGCACTGTCCGAAGAGGAGGTACAGTGCGAGTACGAGCTCAATACCGGAAAAGTGATCATCGAAACGCTGGGTTATCGGAATCTTCTTCACACGCCGGGAATAGTTGTGTACCAGCATGGCCCCTTTGCCTGGGGGAAAGATGCACATGATGCGGTACATAACGCCGTAGTAATGGAAGAAGTAGCGAAAATGGCTTGGATCGCACGCGAGATTAACCCACGATTAAAACCAATTGAAAGCTATTTGATGGAAAAGCATTTCCAGCGTAAGCATGGCCCCTGTGCATATTACGGGCAAAGATAA
- a CDS encoding L-ribulose-5-phosphate 3-epimerase produces MLHKQVPLGIYEKALPVGECWQEKLALAATLEFDFVEMSVDETDNRLSRLDWSREQRLALVQAVAETGVRVPSMCLSAHRRYPLGSEDDAVRNQGLEIMRKAIELAQDVGIRVIQLAGYDVYYQQANGETRRRFREGLTLAVEMASRAQVTLAMEIMDYPLMNSISKAMGYAHYLNNPWFQLYPDIGNLSAWDNDVQMELQAGSGHIVAVHVKDTRPGVFKNVPFGSGVVEFERCFETLKLSGYRGPYLIEMWSETAEDPVVEVIKARDWVLERMARAGLLEEGYAAA; encoded by the coding sequence ATGTTGCACAAACAGGTTCCGCTGGGTATCTATGAAAAGGCGCTCCCCGTCGGGGAGTGCTGGCAGGAAAAGCTGGCTCTTGCGGCAACGCTTGAGTTTGATTTCGTGGAAATGTCGGTGGATGAAACGGATAACCGGCTATCGCGCCTGGACTGGAGCCGTGAACAGCGGCTGGCGCTGGTGCAGGCCGTGGCCGAAACCGGGGTTCGCGTTCCGTCGATGTGCCTTAGCGCCCACCGCCGCTATCCGCTGGGGAGTGAAGACGATGCGGTGCGTAACCAGGGGCTGGAGATCATGCGTAAAGCCATTGAGCTGGCGCAGGACGTGGGAATTCGCGTTATCCAGCTGGCGGGCTATGACGTCTATTACCAGCAGGCTAACGGCGAAACCCGCCGTCGCTTCCGGGAAGGGCTAACCCTGGCGGTTGAAATGGCGAGCCGCGCGCAGGTGACGCTAGCGATGGAAATCATGGACTACCCGCTGATGAACTCCATCAGCAAGGCAATGGGCTACGCTCACTATCTCAATAATCCGTGGTTCCAACTTTACCCGGATATCGGCAATCTCTCCGCGTGGGATAACGACGTGCAGATGGAGTTGCAGGCAGGAAGCGGGCATATCGTCGCCGTTCACGTTAAAGACACGCGCCCCGGCGTTTTTAAAAATGTGCCTTTTGGCTCGGGCGTCGTGGAGTTTGAACGCTGCTTTGAGACGTTAAAACTCAGCGGCTATCGCGGTCCGTATCTTATCGAGATGTGGAGCGAAACGGCGGAAGATCCGGTAGTCGAGGTCATTAAAGCCCGGGACTGGGTGCTTGAACGCATGGCGCGGGCAGGATTGCTGGAGGAAGGTTATGCGGCAGCTTAA